The sequence GCATGGATGGTTTTTCTTCCAAGTTTGTATGAATGTGGAAGCACCAGAAACACAATAACATCCCAAATCCCAGAAAAAGTGATTTTTGcataatatgggcactttaagatattttaaaaaaatatcacGAAAAAGAACAAAATAATATTACTGAATTGAAGGAAATTGACTCTGGAAAAACAGCTCTATCAAAAGAATAACTTTTACTCTTTTCAGAGATGGACCACATGTTATCTGGCATAGAGTAAAATTCTCCTCAATTTGTTTTCCTCAAATTTCCTGTGTAGCTGATTCACTCATCAGCCACAGGTGTGCCAACAGCAGAGCTCACAGGAGAGCCAGGGAGTGGGTGCAGTGGGCGTGGCGCACGCCCAGCGCAGGGTGACAGATAGCAGGACAGGGGAAACCGGCTCAGGATCTAGAAGAGCCAATTCAGCCtgtgacatctctctctctctctctctctttctctctcacgtacacaaacacacgagttttacaaatcactgtgtgtaatgttttgcaaaaaGGGTGAAGCAGACATTGTGTGTAATGCTGTGCAAATCTGTGAAGGTGTTTTGCTCCTTGGAGTAGAATTTTGCAAATTGTGTGGAAGTTTTTCATTTAGTGTGTAAACGATCGTAAAAAAACTGTAAGATAGATTGTGAAGAGGGGAAATCTCTAGCCAGCTAACTTGTGAGCTATGTGAAGTGGCAGCTAGACTAAGCTAGTAATGTTTACCTGATTTTTaaaagccaatttgattattttcAACTTCCCTGGAAGTGCTGTCATTAAAAAGCCATCTGTTTGCCATGTCTCAATTTGTCTTAACCAGGTTAAGGGCTTGTGGGTAACTTTAATTGACATCTCAAGGACaatatagtagcctaataaTACTAAAGTAATAATTGACTGAATTTGTGCCAATTTCCCCTATTTCAAAGAGCAGTATTGGCTACTATGTATACCTGAGCGGTTATTGAACAAACACTCTTTAAAAGAACACAGAAGGTGCCAATATGTCTAAAAGTGCCTTAAAGTCAAGTGAGATTGCATAGGCTACCAGTAGcactttttttacacatttttccTCCAGCTTTCATTGCCAATCCCAGCCATGTAAGTCCTTATATATCTTTGATGTAGGCAAACTGCTAAGAATTGGGCAGACATTGCACAGTCTCTCCGCCCATCCTGTAAGACCACCAACGGTATAGTTCAGACGCCAGGCGAAGTAGGTGGCGTAGCGCTCTTTATCTGCAGCCAGTGTCTTCATGAAGTGGCCCAGTTCCTCTACTGTGCTGAAGTCATTCACATGGATGAAGGAGTTCTTTGGCAAGACTGCCTCGTATTGTTCCCGTGGCGGGCCTAAAACCACTGGTATGGCACCACCCTTAAAAGCGTTTGACCAAACTTTCTCCGTGATGTAGTCTGTAGCAACGCTGTTCTCAAAGGAGAGGTAGAAATAGTAACGAGATATTGTGGGTAGGACAGTATCAGCAGAGATACGCTTATTTCTTGCTCCTCCATACACATCCACCGGGATGACATttttcagcttgttgtacactTGTGTCCTCAAATGTCTAGCCTGGTAGTTGCTCACGATCCAACAGGCCAGACCAGTTTTGCCCTTTGGTATGAAGTCATCAACAGTTGTGCCAATAGGAGCTTTGCTTGGCACAAGCCACCCATACGGTGCGTAAATGTCTGAGTCCCGGCGATAACACATGGTGTAGTTGAAGTGACCGGCGAGGGGCCTCATATTTCCATTGTGTGGTGGACTCTCCAAGGATAGCCAAACCCATTTCTGGGTTTTTGGCCGAGGCAGATTCAGGGGTAACCTACGCTGTCCATTGACCAACTCACGGTTGTGGAAGACAACCAGGTCTGCTTTGGGGAACCAGGACTGATCGGTCACTAAATGACAGTTGGGAATGCCATATTTATCATTGCAATGATTGCCAGATACACTGCTCGATTCGCCAAAGGGCCAATACCACAGCAGAATGATAGTAGTCTTGATGGGTTTCAGTGTGGTAGAATCTGACCAATTTGTCCAACTGATGACCTTTGCCTCCTGCATCTGGAAGTGAACTGGTATTGGATGGGAAGGTTGTAATGTTGGCCATAGGGAATACTGCCCGACAAGAATAATGGAACCAACAGCAATAATGGCAAGGATCTGCTTGCTCAGATGTTTGGTGCTGTTGGCCTGTTCACATTTATCATgcctgaaaagaaaaacaaaaacagtcagTTGTGTTAAAGTAAAAGACAGCAACTCGATTCTTACCATGTACAAAACAATATCTGAATGATTATTTTTTAGACAAAAGGAATAATCTATAATGCATAATACTTAAAGCCCCCCTATGCAGTTTTGGCAgtttctttgctgttttctcgctttttctctgcagagctcccccaACAGCTttataatgtatcataaataaatgttcattACACACAAGTGTAATTCCAGCGAAAATTGACACAAGGCTGATTTTctgtattaaaacacatcaaataagccgtggagacagtaaatttcgttgatcaaccactacagagcttggccTGGTATGTTATATCCCCAAATCGCGAACAGTGGAGTAGCTATGGGCAGTAAGCTaaacgcttcccaaatagcatGTTTTTAACCAGTattattgttcaaaacagcacaaaacctcgtcagtagcttgctTAGGGTCTCTACACATAAAGCGAAACACCAACAACCTAGTTAGCGAACGCAGtgtttattacagaagacttACCGCAGTCACGCTATCCAGAGAAATTCTTTGGTCAAATCGTTACTAGAGGTGATCAAAGAATTTCTCCGGATAGCGTGACTGTGGTGCTGGTAGGGAGACAGTTGTAAAGTGttcttaacagtcttctgtaataaactccgGGTTCGTTAACTAGGTTGTCggtgcttcgttttatgtgtaCAGGCCCTAagcaagctactgacgaggtttggagagtctttctgtctctgagtCTGGTGTTACGGCTCGTGTCCATTATTGCGGCGCGTAGACGCTTGCAGACGCCTAGCCCTCTCTCCCGTCGCCGCTTGTGGGCGTGTATAGGCTAAAGTGTATGGTGTAacgttttattttttgtaattacacAATGCCAGCTAACGTAGGCTACTAAAGTGGAGGTAGCCTACTACTGTTAACATATTTTATTGAAACACTCACAAATATCACTGACATGTTCCTCCAAAGCACATTCTGTCTTGGTTCAAGTCGCCAACAAGGTCTTTTTGATAGGATGCAGTGGCGAACTTGTTCTAAACTTAACTTCTTCGCCACTATGTAGCTTaatatattttcataaaaccTACACGATTATCAGGCGGAACAAATATTTCTGGCAGGCTATTGTTCCGGACCGGAACACTAGAGCAAAGGACAGAACTTGTTTACCGAAGATGTACTTTTCATTGGCTAACCGCCTCACGTTAACATctctcatttgcataaagttcAGCCAAGCCCAACTTCTTGACGTGCCGCCTCTGTTCGAATGGCCGCGCCGCCTTCCCAAGGTGCATTGCGGAAGCGTAAACCACGCCTTTCTGCTCTCCATAGGAaatcaatgggctatgtgcggcACGGTGGGCTTTGCCGCGATAATGGCCAGAGCCGTTACACGGCAACTGcctcccatgttaactggctgcgttgatgacgtttcatgattgatgacgagtctttcacagatgtggccgcttgcagatttgtcactttctgatataaACTAGAGATgaacacaaatatgcatgacgtgtttaaaagtcaaaattgtatgcagtactacatgcactggaccatgaatatgccacccaaAAAAACCCCACCTAATAGCATAAATTAACTCTACGTGGGTATCGAACCACGAATAAATTAAACTGTTTGCTTGATAATCAGACGTCTACCTGcttgcgccacgaaccagctgaTGGCACTTACATAAATTGACTTGAGTTGTATACGATTAAAAGAAGTCAGctaatgttattatcattgtaacaagttaacatagctgttgatgttatctggctaccatgttatcatgctaccgttgcccaagccatttaaagtagcctatcatggttaagttttacaaacgtttcacGGTTAGGTTGTGGCCGCCCCTACCTGAAGTGTCTGTAGAGGCACATGAATGTCAGCAAATAAATATGTGTTGCCTAATTGTGTATCCTTTTGTCCACGCCACCCAaaatcagtagtaatatatgttcttaccttaactttcacgagttgagtcatacctctcccgcgtTGGTATGTGCATTCAAACGCTAGGGCGCGCGgtgcgaatgtgttagcatgttgctatgctagcagGCTCTGCCGTAGCTAACATGCCgtagctgtatcgctgtgtggggcggaagctgcactgaatacaacaggaaagccctgcagcgcatagtgaacacagctggaaggattattggtgcttctctcccctccctgaaggacatttacaccacccacctcacccgcaaggcgaccaaaattgtgagtgatgcaagtcaccccgctcacaatctgtttgatctactgccctctgggaagaggtacagaagcctgcactcccgcactaccagactcaccaacagcttcatacaccaagctgtaaggatgctgaactctctccctcctccaccctcagctacataacatcctggacattggacccaaaatggccgcctgcactactccacttgcacacttgcacacttgtacactttacaacttggtgttgttgtcctgaaaacacaacacttctgctgctcttacataacttgcaccactatgccactttctttcttacttaggtcaaacagaactacccaagccttttattggcctgactttgcactagtattttattgactgtctatgcacaatttcaaccaaattttgctgctcttattttttcattattatatgtgccctctaatttacttatttacttacttttttgtttacttgaatgttatgtttgtctgtggacctaaattggtaaaatatgtctagtcttcaccgtgggatagtgagaaacgtaatttcgatctctttgtatgtctggaacatgtgaagaaattgacaataaagctgactttgactttgaccttGACCATAGAGGGAGTAAGATGGCATTAATCAaacacatccacgttttccctacttaaatacagttgcacaagtagttga comes from Alosa sapidissima isolate fAloSap1 chromosome 7, fAloSap1.pri, whole genome shotgun sequence and encodes:
- the LOC121712883 gene encoding alpha-(1,3)-fucosyltransferase 7-like: MDPSLRHDKCEQANSTKHLSKQILAIIAVGSIILVGQYSLWPTLQPSHPIPVHFQMQEAKVISWTNWSDSTTLKPIKTTIILLWYWPFGESSSVSGNHCNDKYGIPNCHLVTDQSWFPKADLVVFHNRELVNGQRRLPLNLPRPKTQKWVWLSLESPPHNGNMRPLAGHFNYTMCYRRDSDIYAPYGWLVPSKAPIGTTVDDFIPKGKTGLACWIVSNYQARHLRTQVYNKLKNVIPVDVYGGARNKRISADTVLPTISRYYFYLSFENSVATDYITEKVWSNAFKGGAIPVVLGPPREQYEAVLPKNSFIHVNDFSTVEELGHFMKTLAADKERYATYFAWRLNYTVGGLTGWAERLCNVCPILSSLPTSKIYKDLHGWDWQ